A genomic window from Vitis riparia cultivar Riparia Gloire de Montpellier isolate 1030 chromosome 18, EGFV_Vit.rip_1.0, whole genome shotgun sequence includes:
- the LOC117905844 gene encoding disease resistance protein RPV1-like, translated as MTVQSVLKVSYDKLDHTCQEIFLDIACFFRRKHKDFVSRILGSYAMMGIKVLNDRCLLTISENKLDMHDLVQQMGQEIVRQECLKEPGNRSRLWDPDDVVRVLTRNMGTQAIEGLVVQSSLASQISTNSFTKMNRLRLLKVYYSGFLLRAFVENLPQDLDFPCFDLRYFHFKGYPLESLPTNFHAKNLVELNLKHSNIKQLWQGNEILDNLKVINLSYSTNLVEISDFSRVTNLEILILKGCESLESFPAIKGDMSKLREIDLSSTGIEELPSSIRHLKALQHLDFSYCKSLRSLSESICNLSSLETLILDECSETFYHHDFI; from the exons ATGACAGTCCAAAGTGTGCTTAAAGTAAGTTATGATAAATTGGATCATACATGTCAAGAGATATTCTTGGATATTGCAtgtttttttagaagaaaacaCAAAGATTTTGTTTCAAGAATATTAGGAAGTTATGCAATGATGGGAATAAAAGTTCTGAATGATAGATGCCTTCTTACTATTTCAGAAAACAAGTTAGATATGCATGATTTAGTACAACAAATGGGTCAAGAAATTGTTCGTCAAGAATGTCTTAAAGAGCCTGGAAACAGGAGTAGACTCTGGGATCCTGATGATGTTGTTCGTGTGTTAACAAGAAATATG gggaCTCAAGCAATTGAAGGACTAGTTGTACAAAGTTCTCTAGCAAGCCAGATATCTACAAATTCTTTCACAAAAATGAATAGACTTAGATTGCTAAAAGTCTATTATTCAGGGTTTTTGCTTAGAGCTTTTGTGGAGAACCTCCCCCAGGACCTTGATTTTCCTTGTTTTGACTTAAGATATTTCCATTTTAAGGGATACCCATTAGAATCCTTGCCAACAAATTTTCATGCAAAGAATCTTGTTGAACTTAATTTAAAGCATAGCAACATAAAACAGCTTTGGCAAGGGAATGAg ATTCTTGACAACTTGAAAGTCATCAACCTCAGTTACTCAACAAATCTTGTTGAAATTTCAGACTTTTCAAGGGTGACAAATTTAGAGATCCTAATTCTAAAAG GGTGCGAGAGCCTTGAGAGTTTTCCTGCAATCAAAGGAGATATGAGTAAGCTAAGAGAGATTGATTTGAGTTCTACAGGAATAGAAGAGCTTCCATCCTCAATTAGACATCTAAAGGCTCTTCAACACCTAGATTTCTCTTATTGCAAAAGCCTAAGAAGTCTTTCGGAGAGCATTTGCAATTTGAGCTCTCTTGAGACTCTCATCTTGGATGAATGTTCAGAAACATTTTACCACCATGATTTCATATAA